From Spirochaetota bacterium:
TATCCATATGATCCATATTATTGGAAGAAACTTCTTGTTGGAAAGAGAATGAGAATTAATAAAATAACTCTTCCACAGACATTAGATAAAAATAAAGATACTGTTGTAACTATTAATGTATCAGTTCTTGATTATCCAAAAGATGTAGCTGTTGATGCAGATAAAGGAACAGTTAAAGCAACATTAGTATTACCAGATGGAAAAGAAAAAGTTTATACAGCAACAATGACTGGAAAAGGTGTATTTACAGTTACTATACCAGCAGCTGATACTAAAGCTTTAGCTGCAGGTTCTTATGTACTTGTTATTGAAGCTGTTTATGGAAATGAAGCTCCAGCTGTAGAAACTACATTCTTAATTTTCTTCTAATAATTTTTAATTAAATTAATTGATTTATATTTTATTGAATTTGGGGTAATCCTTAAAAGGATTACCCCAAAATTTTTTTAAATACACTTATAAAAAATTATTTATTTAGAAAAAAATTATAAAATATAGTAATTAGATTTTCTTGATTTTTTATATTAATTATGATAAATAGTTATTAATAAATAATAAGAGGATTTAATATGTATAGGAAGTTTTTAATAAAAAGATTTTTCAATGCTGTTATTATGTATGCTATCATATTAATTGTAGTTTCATATATTTTTAATGAGCAAGCTGAAAGAGTTGTAAGACAAAATATTGATGAACAAATAAAACAGGAAGCAATTAATATATCAAAAAAAGCAAATATGAATGCTGATCAGATGAAAGAATGGAAAGATAAAAGATTAAAGGAGTTATATAAAAGAAATTGGCTTGATAAACCTTTTTTATTTAGAGTTTTTTATAGAGCATGGAAAGCATTTTCATTTGATTTTGGTAACTCTATGTTTATGAGGTCTTCAAGTGGTGATAGATCTGTTTGGAAAATAATTGCAGAAGCTTTACCTAATACTATCTTGATTTTTACAACAGATTTTATAATAACTACAATAATTGGAATAGTTATGGGACTAAAAATGGCTAGGAAACCAGGGGGTGTGCTTGATAGAACTGTTAGTTTTATTGCATTAGCAAACCATGGATTACCTTTATGGTGGCTTGGAATGGTTATAATATTCTTTTTTGCTTATACTATAAAAGCTTTTCCTTCTGGAGGAATGTATTCAAATCCAAGACCTTTAGGGATCTTAGGTTTTTTGGATCTCTTATGGCATATGACTTTACCAATTTTAACTCTTGTAATTGCCCAAATTTGGGGATCAGCTTATTACATAAGACAAATTGTGCTTGGAACAATGAATGAAGATTTTATAATGTCTGCAAGAGCAAGGGGGTTATCTGAGAGAAAAATTTTATATAGCCACACTTTAAGATCTGCTGCACCACCTATAGTTACAATGGTTTTACTTGGATTATTTGGATCTCTTGGAGGAGCTATTATATTTGAAGGTATATTTAGTTGGCCTGGAATGGGAAATTTATATTGGATTGCTTTACAGCAAAACGATTTAGCAGTTGTAATGGGGAATGTATCTATTAATATATTTCTGTTTATGATAGGGCTTGTTATACTTGATGTTATTTATGGATTATTAGATCCAAGGATTAAAGTTGGAGGAAAAGCATGAAAATAAAAGAAATATTTTCTGAATTTAAAGAATTTGTTCTTGAGTTTATAAAGGTTAGAGTAGGAATAGTAGGTATAATAATAATCTTATTATTTATAATATTAATGATTTTTGAACCTTTAATTTTACCATATAAAGAAACAAATAAAAGATGGAGAGATATTAAATATTGGGAGGATAATCCTGTAGGTGTTCCACCAATTTGGTATAATTTTTTTCATAAAATGAAAA
This genomic window contains:
- a CDS encoding ABC transporter permease, yielding MYRKFLIKRFFNAVIMYAIILIVVSYIFNEQAERVVRQNIDEQIKQEAINISKKANMNADQMKEWKDKRLKELYKRNWLDKPFLFRVFYRAWKAFSFDFGNSMFMRSSSGDRSVWKIIAEALPNTILIFTTDFIITTIIGIVMGLKMARKPGGVLDRTVSFIALANHGLPLWWLGMVIIFFFAYTIKAFPSGGMYSNPRPLGILGFLDLLWHMTLPILTLVIAQIWGSAYYIRQIVLGTMNEDFIMSARARGLSERKILYSHTLRSAAPPIVTMVLLGLFGSLGGAIIFEGIFSWPGMGNLYWIALQQNDLAVVMGNVSINIFLFMIGLVILDVIYGLLDPRIKVGGKA
- a CDS encoding ABC transporter substrate-binding protein, with protein sequence YPYDPYYWKKLLVGKRMRINKITLPQTLDKNKDTVVTINVSVLDYPKDVAVDADKGTVKATLVLPDGKEKVYTATMTGKGVFTVTIPAADTKALAAGSYVLVIEAVYGNEAPAVETTFLIFF